A genomic window from Streptococcus sanguinis includes:
- the dapA gene encoding 4-hydroxy-tetrahydrodipicolinate synthase yields MAYADLKKCKIITAFITPFHEDGSINFEAIPDLIEHLLAHHTDGILLAGTTAESPTLTHDEELELFAAVQKVVKGRVPLIAGVGTNETRDSIEFVKEVDEFGGFAAGLAIVPYYNKPSQEGMYQHFKAIADASNLPIIIYNIPGRVVVEMTPETMLRLAAHPNIIGVKECTSLANMAYLIEHRPEEFLIYTGEDGDAFHAMNLGADGVISVASHTNGDEMFEMLDAIEHNDIKKAAAIQRKFIPKVNALFSYPSPAPVKAVLNYLGFAAGPTRLPLVPAPEEDAKRIIKVVVDGDYQATKETVKGVLRPDY; encoded by the coding sequence ATGGCGTATGCGGATCTGAAAAAATGTAAAATTATCACAGCTTTTATTACACCTTTTCATGAAGATGGTTCCATCAATTTTGAAGCTATTCCAGACTTGATTGAGCACCTTTTGGCTCACCATACGGATGGGATTTTACTTGCTGGAACGACTGCTGAAAGTCCAACTCTGACCCACGATGAAGAATTGGAGCTTTTTGCGGCAGTTCAAAAGGTTGTCAAGGGGCGTGTTCCTTTGATAGCCGGTGTCGGTACCAATGAAACGCGCGATTCTATCGAATTCGTCAAAGAAGTAGATGAATTTGGTGGTTTTGCAGCTGGTTTGGCCATTGTTCCCTATTATAATAAACCTTCTCAGGAAGGGATGTATCAGCACTTTAAAGCCATTGCGGATGCTTCAAACCTGCCCATTATTATCTACAATATCCCTGGTCGGGTAGTAGTTGAGATGACACCTGAGACTATGCTGAGGTTAGCAGCACATCCAAACATTATCGGCGTTAAAGAATGTACCAGTCTGGCGAATATGGCCTATCTGATTGAGCATCGTCCAGAGGAGTTTCTGATTTACACTGGTGAGGATGGCGATGCCTTTCATGCTATGAATCTGGGGGCTGATGGAGTTATTTCAGTTGCTTCTCACACAAACGGTGATGAAATGTTTGAAATGCTGGATGCTATTGAACACAATGACATCAAAAAAGCAGCAGCTATCCAACGGAAATTCATCCCTAAAGTCAATGCCCTTTTCTCTTACCCAAGCCCTGCCCCCGTCAAGGCAGTACTCAATTATTTGGGCTTTGCAGCTGGGCCAACCCGCCTACCGCTTGTGCCGGCTCCCGAAGAAGATGCTAAACGCATTATCAAGGTCGTGGTTGATGGCGACTACCAAGCAACCAAAGAGACGGTTAAAGGTGTATTGAGACCGGATTATTGA